The following proteins are encoded in a genomic region of Pungitius pungitius chromosome 19, fPunPun2.1, whole genome shotgun sequence:
- the LOC119198822 gene encoding C-C chemokine receptor type 3-like, with product MTFSTPDYDYSDSNMEPVPPCSVESVNLLGAQLSIFFYFMFVFSVVGNGLVLFIIHRFEKLTTVTNILLVNLVVSSLIFMSSLPFMGIYLQLSNWIFGNVMCKIYGTVYYLGSYSSVLFLTLLTFDRHLAVVYSLGASRLRSQRYAAVSCVVVWLVSCLACIKPMILHKAFFDFENTTYCQEYPNEIPGIQAKLLSDFGFYIQLILFLIFPLAVTIYCYVKIAITVLSSKIVTKFKTVRLIFVIVLLFFTCWTPFNILMLMNDEDADCETRQKIDYALEVTRVMAYAYFCISPVFYTFVGKKFQKYFRQLLVKTFPGLKKDVSVGLQSRSKMSTQSTKNYL from the exons ATGACATTTTCCACACCAGATTACGACTACAGTGATTCCAACATGGAGCCGGTCCCACCGTGCAGTGTAGAGTCAGTCAACCTCCTGGGAGCTCAGCTATCCATCTTCTTCTACTTTATGTTTGTCTTCAGTGTCGTTGGCAATGGACTCGTCCTGTTCATCATCCATCG GTTTGAGAAGCTGACCACTGTGACCAACATCTTGCTGGTCAACCTGGTGGTGTCCTCCTTGATCTTCATGAGCAGTCTCCCCTTTATGGGAATCTACTTGCAGCTCTCCAACTGGATCTTCGGCAATGTCATGTGCAAGATATATGGCACCGTGTACTATCTGGGCTCCTACAGCTCCGTTCTCTTTTTAACCCTTTTGACCTTCGATCGACACCTTGCAGTGGTTTACTCCCTGGGCGCTTCGCGATTGAGAAGTCAAAGGTATGCGGCGGTCTCCTGCGTGGTGGTGTGGCTGGTCAGCTGCCTGGCATGCATCAAGCCCATGATCCTACACAAGGCTTTTTTTGATTTCGAGAACACAACGTACTGTCAGGAGTATCCTAATGAAATACCTGGTATACAAGCAAAGCTGCTCAGTGACTTTGGATTTTACATTCAGCTTATCCTTTTCTTGATCTTTCCTCTTGCTGTTACCATCTACTGCTATGTTAAGATTGCTATCACTGTCCTTTCATCCAAGATCGTCACCAAGTTCAAGACAGTCAGGTTGATATTTGTCATTGTCCTGCTGTTTTTCACATGCTGGACCCCATTCAACATTCTGATGCTGATGAATGATGAAGACGCGGACTGCGAAACAAGGCAGAAAATAGATTATGCTCTTGAAGTCACTCGTGTCATGGCCTACGCTTACTTTTGCATCAGTCCCGTCTTTTACACATTTGTTGGGAAAAAGTTCCAGAAGTATTTCAGACAGTTGTTGGTAAAAACTTTCCCAGGGTTAAAGAAGGATGTTTCTGTCGGTCTACAGAGTAGAAGCAAAATGTCTACACAAAGCACAAAAAATTATCTCTAG